The Arcobacter arenosus DNA segment TTCTAAAAATAAATCAGGATTTATATCTTCATAAAAAATTACAAACTCATCACTATGTAAACGATAGAGGTTACAGCAATTAGAACCTTTTATAAAGTTTAGTTTTTCTGCAAATTTTTTAAGGATTTCATCTCCAATTATGTATCCATAAAAATCATTTACTTCTGAAAATCTATCGATATTTATAATGGCAAGTGCAGGTTTAGTACTTTTGTTTATATCATTTATAAGTTTATATCTATTTCCTAAATTTGTTAAAATATCAGTATTTACAATGCTATCTAATTTTTCTTGTTGTTCAATGGTTTTGGTTACATCATGTCTTATACCAATATATTCAATAATTTCGTTTTTATCATCAAGGATAGGTACGATTGTAATATCTACCCAATAGTAATCTCCACTTTTAGTAATATTTTTTAATGTTTTTTTCCAAACTTTTTTTGATTTAATTGTTGTCCACATCTCTTTAAAAATTGACTTTGGATTATCAGGATGTCTAATTATACTATGGGGTTTGCCAATTAATTCCTCTTTTGTATATCCACTTATCTTACATAAGTTTTCATTTACATAAGTTATTTTCCCTGTTAAATCTGACTTTGAGACAATACTTGATTTATCCATGGCAACTTTGTAGTTTTCAAATAAAGATATAGTCCTTTTTAATTCATATTCAATCTCTTTTATTTGACTTATATCTTGAACTGTTCCAACAGATTTGTATGGATTACCATCTTTGTCAAAGTAGTTATCACATTTTTCTTCAACATATTTTATTCTTCCATCTTTCATTTTTAGTCTATGTTGAATAGAGTAAGATTTTCTTGTTTTAAGTGAGTTCAAATATGCATTATTTACCATCTCTTTATCATCTGGATGAATTACATTTAAAAAATTTTCATAAGAGGGTTCAAAATTTGATTTATCTATTTCAAAAATTTTATATATTTGATCAGACCAAAAAAGATTATTATTCATAATATCATATTCCCAGTTACCAATATTTGCTAACCTTTGAGCTGTATTCATTTTATCTGTTATTTCAACTTCTCTTGTAACATCTTTTTGAATACCTAAAAAAAATTGTAATACATTGTTTTTATCAAAAATTGGAGTTATTGTTAATTCACAGTGAACAATTTCACCATTTTTTTTCTGATTTTTTACAATTGTCGTGATTGCTTTTTGTTTTTTTATTGCCTCTCTTATTTCATCTATTGCTTTTTGTTCTCTATTGGTAGTTTGCAAAAATCTACAATTTCTACCTAAAACTTCATCCTTAGTATAATCAAACATTTTATAGAAACTTTTATTTGCATAGATTATGGGATTGTCAGGTTTTTTTGGATCAGTAATTAGCATTCCATTTACTGCTTGATCTATTATTTCTGAGAGAAATATATTTAAGTTTTCATCTAAATAATCAACTCCCATAAATATCCTTCAACTTTTTATAATTTCATTACATTAGTTTAACATAATTTTTTTATAATTTTCAAGTTAAAAAAACTTTTTATTTAATAAAATTATTTTTTTATTAGATATATTGTAATTTAATATTCTTAATGAGTTTTATATTATTATTTAAAATATTAATTATTTTTTTATATTTAGTAGTAAGAATTAATAATAAAAAAAAGACTAGTTAAAACTAGTCTTTTAATGATTTAATCATTTCTTCCATGATTATATTTGCTTGTTCATTTGGCGCTTCCAAAAAGTTTACTACAAAAGAGTCTTCTAATTCACAAACACCTATTGCCCTTGGTCTTACAGCTAAAACCTCAGGAGTTGGTATCTCTTTACCAAAACAAAATATAATGTTTTTTGCATCTTTTATATCTTCTCTTATAACTCCATCTACTCTTTTTGTTTGTGAAAACTGATCAAATGTTGAAATATAAGCTATTACAGGATGCGCATCAATTTTATCTTTTAGAGCCGCTAATATCTCATTTACATTTTTAAATTTTAATTCATTTTTTGAAAATTCAATCTCAAAAATATGGTATTTATCTTTAAATATTTTTTGTTTCATTTAATTTCCTTTTTTAGTTTTTTAATGTTATAAACGATTTTATGACACAATCCATTCTCTCTGGAATATCACTTGTATCCATATTCATATAATCAGTTTGTATCTTATAAATTAGTTTATTGTCAAGTTTAAATTCAAAGACTAGATAACCTGCATAAAGTTTACACTTTGTTCCTTTTTTACCCTTATCTTCTTTATCATTTTCAAGTATATAATAATCAATTAAAAGTTTTTGTTCTTTTTCTTCTTTTGTTTTTAAATATCTACTTATACTTTTATTTAAATATTCATTTGCTTTCTCTTCACATATATGTTTATCAATTTGTGATTCCATATATACAGATTTTTCAATTCTAGATTTTATAATATAATTAGAACTTTCAAGAAGTTTAATAGCTTCTTGTGCAAGTTGTTTATTGGCTATTTTTTCAAAAGTTGTAGTTTTTGTTTGACAACTTAATCTTTTTTGTTTTTTTATAGGATCATTTGATTCCTTAGTTACTATCCCATAAGTAAAAAATCCAATAATAAAAATTAACAGTAAGATAAAAAATTTATTCATAGTATTCCATTTATTTTAAATTTAATAGAATACTAACCTAATAATTATTATAAGTAAATTAAATAAATATATTATAACTTAAACTAATAATTCTATTTTGTGGAAACATCAAAGTTAAACACAGCCCATTTATTTTTCTCATCTTCTTGTTTTGTAATATCATCTATAATAATAGATTCTTTTGAAACTTGTTTTATATTAAATAAGTAGTTTTTGATATTATCAATTCTTTTTTCTGTAATTGAAATCAACTCTTTTTCTGAAACATTTTGTTTAGAAGCAAGAAAACTTCTTAGGTATTCTGTATATCTATCAGTTTCAAAATACTCTTTTCCATTTTTGTCTTTTTTATAATATGTTTCTTTTATTTTATCTAATTCTTTTACATCTTTTAATTCATTATAAAACTCTTCTAAAGCTTCTTTATAATCATCCCCTTGAGGTATTTTTTCCATTCTTTTTAAAACAAACTGTTCAAATTTTATATCTTGAAGTGCTTTTTTGTCTTTTTGAGGGTTATAAATTGGTTTTATTTTTATTGCGAGTTTTGGTTTTTTTGCTAAAAGTTTTGCAATACTATCTAAAGTCTCTTTTTCAGAAGGGATAATATCGCTTTTACCAAACTCAAAATCCATACTTTTTATTTTTTCTTCATCAATTCCTAACATAGCTCCAAGTAATGCAAATGGTGAAGTTATTGCTTTTACAATTAAATTTGTAAATACTTTCCAGACAATAGGTGCAATTGAGAATTGAGGGTCATCAACATTTCCTGAGATAGGTAAATCAATATCTATAATTCCATCTGAATCTTCTAATAGGGCAATTGCAAGTTCCAATGGAAGATTTACTGCATCAGGACTTTCAACTTTTTCACCTAATTTAATATCACTTATAATAACAGAGTTTTGTGCACTTAAATCAGATTTTTTGATATTGTATTTTAAATCTAAATTTAATTTCCCACTATCAATTTTTCTTCCTACAAATTTACCTGAGTAAGGTGTAAAGTTTTTAATTGCAATATTTTTAAATAATAAATTTGTATCTGTTAGTAATTTAATATCATTTATATCTACAGTTCCAACAATTTTTGTATAACCATATTTATCAACTTTTCCTTCTAATTGAAGTTTTGTAGGTTTTGAATTACTTGAGTTTAGTCTTGAAAAACTACCTTCTAATTCATCTATATTTGTTTTAAATGGGATTGGAAGATTTTTATCTTCAAAAGTCATTTTCATATTTTGTATTTTTACTGGACCTACATCAAATTTAAAATCACTTTTTTGTTTTGAAACTTTTTTTACTGTTTTTTCTTCAACTTCTTTCTCTTTTGATTCCTCTTTTTTTCCAAGTGTAATTGATACATAGGGTTTATTTATATTTGAAGATTGAATTTTTAAATTATTGTTATCAAAAGAGATTTTGTTTACATTTATATTAATGTTTTTTGCAACAATATTTTGATTGTTTTTGTTATCAACTAAATAAACTGATGGTTTAGCTAATCTAATTGTTTTAATATTTAGTTTTTCCTCTTTTAGCGTTGTATTAAAAGCACTTAGATTTAGGCTTTTTGTTGTGACATTCATTTTACTTTTTTTATCATTGAATTTAATAGTTGGAATAGTTAATCTTGTTTCATCAAGTGATATATCATTTCCCTTTAGGCTAAAGTTTTTAGCTGTCATTGTATTTGAATTAGCCACAACATTTATAGAGTTTTTCTTGTCTAAAAAATAGATAGATGGGTTTGTTAATTTAATATCTGAAATATTTATATTCTCATTCTCTTTGTTGATTTTACTAATATATAAATCAGTTTTTTTACTAAAAATAGTGTTTTTATTTTTTAAATCTTCAAAATCTAAAGCACTATTTTTTATGTTTATTTCATCAAGTAAGATATTTGAGTTTGTAAAAGAAAAATTGTTTGCATCTATTTCCAACTCTTTATTTAAAATTGATAAATTGTTTTTATTATCATTGATTGTAATAGTTGGTTTTGACAAAGATAACTTTGCAAGGGTAATGTCATCACCATCAATATTTAAATCTTTTAATGCAATATTTAAATCATTTGTTTTTGTAAAAAGTTTATTTGATAAATCGTCAAATTTTATATTTGATTTTTTTAAATCAAAGTTTTTTAAAGAGATAATCCATTTTTTACTCTCTTCTTGTGAATCATTTGTTTCTATTTCATTGTTTTTAACTTCTACAACGTTTTTTTCATCATTTACAATTAAATTTGCAAAGTTAATTTCACCTTTTTCATCTATTATGGCATTTAGATTTAATTGATTTAAAGCTATTGTATCTATATCAATATTGTTTTTTGGGTATTGAAGGTTTATATTATCAATTACAAAATTTTCTAAAGAAGTTAGTGTTTTTTCATCTTTTGAAATATTAAGTTTATTTAATGCTAGATAACCATCATTTAAAATCACATCTAATTTATTTTCAGTATCAACTTTATAACCTATTTTTAGATTAATAAAAGAGTCCTCATTTAGGTCAAAATTTACCAAATCTTTTTTATAGTCTAAAAACTCTTTTGGTCTAATATTTCTTAGTTCTATATTTCCATACATTTTAAATGGAGCAAGTTTTAAGCCTCCATTTATCTCTAATTCACTGTTTTGATTAATCAACATTCTTAAAGAGTGTGAAGCTAAAATATTTCTAAATGTACCCATATCATAAAATGTATAATCAAATTTACTAATATTTAATTTATATGGCTCATCCTCTTCATTTAATTTTGTAAAATTAATAGTTGCATTCTCTAAAATAGTTCTATATATCTGAAACTTTATATCTGAACTAGCAGTTTTTGTTTCCTCTTTAGTTTTTTCCTCTTCTTTCTCTTTTAAAAGTTTTTGTAGGTTAAAAGTTCCATCTTCATATTCAATAATATTTACATAGGGATTGACAAGTTTTAAATCTTTAAAAGCTATATGAAGTTCATCAATTGACCTTAAAACAGCAAAATCAACATAAATATTATCTATTTTTGCTGTAGTCTCTTTTTCGTTGTAAATTTCTAAGTTTTGTAAAGATAATTTTAATAAAAAAGGATTAAATTCAATTTTTTCTAATTTAGCTTTTTGGGTAAGGTTTTCATTTAAAATCTTTTGAATTTGTGGCTTTAGTAATTTTGGTACAGCTACAAATCCAACAATAGCATATATTGCAACAATGGATATAAGGGTTATATAGATACTATTTTTTTTCATAATTAATCCTTTGGTTTATTCCTTAATATAGTCCTAATTTTCTTCATTATTTTCTCTATTATAACAAAATAATATTAACTTGGCTAAAATCACACCAACTAAAAGGAACAATTAATGACAGTTATAGAGTTATTTCAAAAGCTATTAAAATTTAAATCTGTTACACCTGATGATGATGGTGCATTTGATTTTATTGCTGAGTATCTTGGAGATACTTGGGAGTGTATCAGTGTTGATATGGAAGGTGTTAAAAATAGATTTTATTATAAAAAATTTAATGAAAATCCACAACATTTATGTTTTGCAGGACATATTGATGTGGTACCACCAGGACAAGGTTGGGATGTAGACCCCTTTGCTGCAGATATCATTGATGGTGTTATAACAGCAAGAGGAACACAAGATATGAAAAGTGGAGATGCTGCTTTTTTATATGCTTGTAAACATGCTGTTGATTTTGATGGGACATTAAGTATTCTAATGACAAGTGACGAAGAGGGTGAGGGTACATATGGAACCATCAAAATGCTTGAACACTTAAAAGAGATTGATTTTATTCCACAATATGCGGTTGTAGCAGAGCCAACTTGCGAAGAGATTTTTGGAGATGCCATTAAAGTAGGGCGTAGAGGAAGTATCAATGGATATATTACAATTAAAGGTAAACAAGGACATGCTGCATACCCTGAAAAATGTATAAATCCGGTTCACAACTTCGCTCACATTTTACCTCAAATTGCTGGATATAATTTAGATAATGGAGATGAATATTTCGCTCCAAGTAAAATGGTTATCACAGATATAAGAGGTGGTATGGAAGTTACAAATGTAACTCCAAATGAACTAAAACTTATGTTCAATGTAAGAAACTCTACAAATACTACAAGAGAATCAGTTGAAGAGTTTATCCATGAAAAACTAAATGGTTTAGAATATGACTTTAGAACAACTCAAGGTTCTTTTCCATTTGTTACAAATAAAGAATCAAAAGTGGTAAAAGCTATGGAAGATTCAATTCAAAAGGTTTTAGGACTAAAAACAAAACATTCAACTCACGGTGGAACTTCTGATGCCAGATATTTTGGTAGCTTTGGGATTGAAGCTATAGAATTTGGAGTGATAAACGATACTATTCACTCTGTTGGTGAAAGAACAACAGTAAAAGAAGTTGAAGGTCTTTGTAAAGTATATGAAGATTTGATTAGAAATTTTTAAACCAAACTCTTCACAAAGGAAGAGTTTGAAGTTTTGCGGTCACAATTTGTGACCACAAAATTTTCTAAAACAAGAACTACACCATACGCTTTTACTGAGCATGGAGTAGCTATGCTTTCATCTGTACTAAAAAGTAAGTATATCTTTACAAATCAAATAAATTATAGTAATATACATTACAGTAACCTATATTACTATAAAGAGATAAGATGAAATTTTATAATAGAGAAAAAGAGTTAGAAAACTTAAAAGATATACAAAAATCTTCCTTGTCTTCTTCAAAGATGACTGTTATAGTTGGTAGAAGAAGGATTGGTAAAACAAAACTTATAAAAGAAGCATATAAAAATAAAGTATATCTTTTTGTATCAAAGAAAAATGAAGCTTTACTTTGTGCTGAGTTTATAGATATTATTGAAAATACTTTAGCTATTAAGGTTTTTGGACAGTTTACATCTTTTAAAAATTTATTTGAGTATCTAATGAACTTATCTATGACAAAGCCCTTTACCTTTGTAATAGATGAGTTTCAAGAGTTTTTACAAATAAATAGTTCTATTTATAGTGATATGCAAAATATTTGGGATGAGTATAAAGATAAATCTAAAATGAATTTAGTTTTAAGTGGTTCTATATATTCACTGATGAAAAAAATATTTGAAGACAAAAAAGAACCTTTGTTTGGTAGGGCAAATAATAAAATTCATCTAAAAAGTTTTACTATAAACACTTTAAAAGAGATCTTAGAAGAAAACTATCCAAAGTATAAAAATAAAGACCTATTATCTTTTTATATATTTACAGGTGGGGTTGCAAAATATGTAGAGATTTTTGTAGAAAAACAAGCTTTTACTTTTGAAAAACAATTAGAAGTAATATTTAGTGATTTTTCACTATTTTTAGAAGAGGGCAAGAATTTACTTGTAGAAGAGTTTGGTAAAGAATACACTACATATTTCTCTATTTTATCTTTAATAGCTAGTTCTAAAACTTCAAGAAGTCAGATTGAATCAGTCCTAGAAAAAAATATTGGTGGATATTTAGACAAATTGGAAAATGATTATACTTTGATAAAAAAGATTAAACCTATCTTTTCTAAAGAGGGTAGTAGGGTTGTCAAATACGAGATAATTGATAACTATTTTAACTTTTGGTTTAGGTTTATTTATAAATATAAAAGTGCTATTGAGATTGAAAATTATGAGTTTGTTAAAGATATAATTAGAAGAGATTTTTCTATGTATAGTGGAAAGTTTTTAGAAAAGTATTTTATTGAAAAATTACAACTTGAAAAAAACTATTCTCAACTAGGAACTTATTGGGAAAAATCAAATCAAAATGAAATAGATATAGTTGCATTAAATGAACTAGAAAAAAAAGTTTTAATAGCAGAAGTGAAATTAAATGCTAAGAAAATAGATATAGATTTGTTAGAAGAAAAATCTAAAAAATTGGAAAAAAACTTTAAAAAATATAAGATACAATATATTGGATATAGTCTAGAAGATATGTAGTTTATATAGAGACAAAAAGAAATAAAATCTCTTTTTTAAAAGAGGAAAAACAAAGGCATTTATAAGTAAAATATCTAGGTAATAATGCGATTGCTTCAACAAACTAAAAAATTAAAAAAGAATTAATAAATAATGAACTTAGAACAAATAGAATCTATATTTATGGCTAAACAAGGTGCAACAAAAGATTTTCCTTTTGGCGATGATACTATTGTCTTTAAAGTTATGGATAAAATGTTTGGTCTTATTAGTTTGAAAAAAACTCCATTAAATATAAATTTAAAATGTGATCCAAATGATGCAATAGCCTATAGAGATATTTATGGGTGCGTAAATCCAGGTTATCATATGAATAAAAAGCATTGGAATACTATAACCTTAGATGGGACTATGAAAGAAGATATAGTAAAAGATATGGTCAATGAATCATATGATTTAATAGTATCTAAACTAACAAAAAAACAAAAAGAAAAGTTACTTTTAAAATAAAGGGTATA contains these protein-coding regions:
- a CDS encoding GGDEF domain-containing phosphodiesterase; translation: MGVDYLDENLNIFLSEIIDQAVNGMLITDPKKPDNPIIYANKSFYKMFDYTKDEVLGRNCRFLQTTNREQKAIDEIREAIKKQKAITTIVKNQKKNGEIVHCELTITPIFDKNNVLQFFLGIQKDVTREVEITDKMNTAQRLANIGNWEYDIMNNNLFWSDQIYKIFEIDKSNFEPSYENFLNVIHPDDKEMVNNAYLNSLKTRKSYSIQHRLKMKDGRIKYVEEKCDNYFDKDGNPYKSVGTVQDISQIKEIEYELKRTISLFENYKVAMDKSSIVSKSDLTGKITYVNENLCKISGYTKEELIGKPHSIIRHPDNPKSIFKEMWTTIKSKKVWKKTLKNITKSGDYYWVDITIVPILDDKNEIIEYIGIRHDVTKTIEQQEKLDSIVNTDILTNLGNRYKLINDINKSTKPALAIINIDRFSEVNDFYGYIIGDEILKKFAEKLNFIKGSNCCNLYRLHSDEFVIFYEDINPDLFLEKIESINAQLKKENFYIDNEDFINLNFTMGISFEQRDRILNTATMSIKIAKQQNEDILVYKDEISLDKEYENNIKWTKSIKDAIEKDNILAVYQPIINNQTLKAEKYEALVRIRKEDKLISPYFFLEISKKTKFYNQITKIMIEKTIQKFKNLEYNFSINLTIEDILNNEIKEFIYKILSDSQIGKKIVFEIVESESIENFEIVLDFIKKVKSFGCRIAIDDFGTGYSNFEYLLKLKADYIKIDGSLIKNIDKDILSEKVCKNIVNFAKDLGMKTIAEFVENESILKKVQELGIDYSQGYLFSAPLENLKNINTNKVY
- a CDS encoding DUF6858 family protein, with translation MKQKIFKDKYHIFEIEFSKNELKFKNVNEILAALKDKIDAHPVIAYISTFDQFSQTKRVDGVIREDIKDAKNIIFCFGKEIPTPEVLAVRPRAIGVCELEDSFVVNFLEAPNEQANIIMEEMIKSLKD
- a CDS encoding DUF748 domain-containing protein, producing the protein MKKNSIYITLISIVAIYAIVGFVAVPKLLKPQIQKILNENLTQKAKLEKIEFNPFLLKLSLQNLEIYNEKETTAKIDNIYVDFAVLRSIDELHIAFKDLKLVNPYVNIIEYEDGTFNLQKLLKEKEEEKTKEETKTASSDIKFQIYRTILENATINFTKLNEEDEPYKLNISKFDYTFYDMGTFRNILASHSLRMLINQNSELEINGGLKLAPFKMYGNIELRNIRPKEFLDYKKDLVNFDLNEDSFINLKIGYKVDTENKLDVILNDGYLALNKLNISKDEKTLTSLENFVIDNINLQYPKNNIDIDTIALNQLNLNAIIDEKGEINFANLIVNDEKNVVEVKNNEIETNDSQEESKKWIISLKNFDLKKSNIKFDDLSNKLFTKTNDLNIALKDLNIDGDDITLAKLSLSKPTITINDNKNNLSILNKELEIDANNFSFTNSNILLDEINIKNSALDFEDLKNKNTIFSKKTDLYISKINKENENINISDIKLTNPSIYFLDKKNSINVVANSNTMTAKNFSLKGNDISLDETRLTIPTIKFNDKKSKMNVTTKSLNLSAFNTTLKEEKLNIKTIRLAKPSVYLVDNKNNQNIVAKNININVNKISFDNNNLKIQSSNINKPYVSITLGKKEESKEKEVEEKTVKKVSKQKSDFKFDVGPVKIQNMKMTFEDKNLPIPFKTNIDELEGSFSRLNSSNSKPTKLQLEGKVDKYGYTKIVGTVDINDIKLLTDTNLLFKNIAIKNFTPYSGKFVGRKIDSGKLNLDLKYNIKKSDLSAQNSVIISDIKLGEKVESPDAVNLPLELAIALLEDSDGIIDIDLPISGNVDDPQFSIAPIVWKVFTNLIVKAITSPFALLGAMLGIDEEKIKSMDFEFGKSDIIPSEKETLDSIAKLLAKKPKLAIKIKPIYNPQKDKKALQDIKFEQFVLKRMEKIPQGDDYKEALEEFYNELKDVKELDKIKETYYKKDKNGKEYFETDRYTEYLRSFLASKQNVSEKELISITEKRIDNIKNYLFNIKQVSKESIIIDDITKQEDEKNKWAVFNFDVSTK
- the dapE gene encoding succinyl-diaminopimelate desuccinylase; amino-acid sequence: MTVIELFQKLLKFKSVTPDDDGAFDFIAEYLGDTWECISVDMEGVKNRFYYKKFNENPQHLCFAGHIDVVPPGQGWDVDPFAADIIDGVITARGTQDMKSGDAAFLYACKHAVDFDGTLSILMTSDEEGEGTYGTIKMLEHLKEIDFIPQYAVVAEPTCEEIFGDAIKVGRRGSINGYITIKGKQGHAAYPEKCINPVHNFAHILPQIAGYNLDNGDEYFAPSKMVITDIRGGMEVTNVTPNELKLMFNVRNSTNTTRESVEEFIHEKLNGLEYDFRTTQGSFPFVTNKESKVVKAMEDSIQKVLGLKTKHSTHGGTSDARYFGSFGIEAIEFGVINDTIHSVGERTTVKEVEGLCKVYEDLIRNF
- a CDS encoding ATP-binding protein encodes the protein MKFYNREKELENLKDIQKSSLSSSKMTVIVGRRRIGKTKLIKEAYKNKVYLFVSKKNEALLCAEFIDIIENTLAIKVFGQFTSFKNLFEYLMNLSMTKPFTFVIDEFQEFLQINSSIYSDMQNIWDEYKDKSKMNLVLSGSIYSLMKKIFEDKKEPLFGRANNKIHLKSFTINTLKEILEENYPKYKNKDLLSFYIFTGGVAKYVEIFVEKQAFTFEKQLEVIFSDFSLFLEEGKNLLVEEFGKEYTTYFSILSLIASSKTSRSQIESVLEKNIGGYLDKLENDYTLIKKIKPIFSKEGSRVVKYEIIDNYFNFWFRFIYKYKSAIEIENYEFVKDIIRRDFSMYSGKFLEKYFIEKLQLEKNYSQLGTYWEKSNQNEIDIVALNELEKKVLIAEVKLNAKKIDIDLLEEKSKKLEKNFKKYKIQYIGYSLEDM
- a CDS encoding MmcQ/YjbR family DNA-binding protein → MNLEQIESIFMAKQGATKDFPFGDDTIVFKVMDKMFGLISLKKTPLNINLKCDPNDAIAYRDIYGCVNPGYHMNKKHWNTITLDGTMKEDIVKDMVNESYDLIVSKLTKKQKEKLLLK